The following proteins are encoded in a genomic region of Chitinophagales bacterium:
- a CDS encoding helix-turn-helix transcriptional regulator, with amino-acid sequence MTMGIPKQASAVNNNGSFDLHTLKKAVLVLRSVNHALRQEIIELIETNGKMTVTEIYVKLRVEQSVASQHLALLRRSGVLETERDGKNIYYSVNKDRISEINHILRELIG; translated from the coding sequence ATGACAATGGGAATTCCAAAACAAGCAAGTGCAGTAAACAATAATGGTAGTTTTGACTTGCATACGCTAAAAAAAGCAGTATTAGTACTAAGATCAGTGAATCATGCACTAAGACAAGAAATCATAGAATTGATAGAAACGAATGGTAAAATGACAGTTACAGAAATCTATGTAAAACTAAGAGTAGAGCAATCTGTTGCCTCTCAGCATTTGGCTTTATTAAGAAGATCTGGTGTACTAGAAACAGAAAGAGACGGAAAAAATATTTACTATTCTGTAAACAAAGATAGAATCAGTGAAATCAACCATATTCTAAGAGAATTAATTGGCTAG
- a CDS encoding peptidylprolyl isomerase, producing the protein MKRFLPILLIFSFVTNSKASDEVLFTVGGKPVTQSEFEYIYTKNNFNNQANYSKQSLDDYLNLYINFRLKVEEALALGLDKDEKLNAELNTYEKQLLNAYIDKEVLDKVLQTEYDRSKQDVNISHIFIASNQGDDDEIAEQKIKNIYQTLQKGNINFEDLVYMSDDKASAAKNGNLGWYNSYQIIYPEIENAVYSLKKGEISQPIKTKLGYHILKLNDTRTALPKIKVAVIKKFKPLDGDSTRSKQVADDVQNIYNQLKKGADFTEMVNLYSEDELSKKNGGILPWFGINEFFSGFEDAAYSLKNIGDISKPIETKSAWYIIQKLDEQKPVGYNEAAITLKTKLLNSNQYDYALDQFLNKQKAENNLVIDNHNRVLFLQRLQDLAKTYPFKYQEKDNPLTVATIGNVDINENDLGKNIEKIYYSFNVDKNIDRNYALIDEAINMMVLENFKQNVKDNNTEFNQLMNEYKNGIMIFDLSEKNVWNVAASDSAGIENYYNTHLNEFTTPSTMDTRTFELSNKKVAKKIYKTIKLTPDIATNAVIDQAKVLGDKSVTVDKQVDEVDKNSPSVLYSSDGTKYFIVQECNFNESKVKPLDECRGFVIAAYQNQIEKDWINTLQTKFPVNINEKVLQKMIKN; encoded by the coding sequence ATGAAAAGATTTTTACCTATTCTTTTAATATTTTCATTTGTAACCAATAGTAAGGCAAGCGACGAAGTTTTATTTACTGTTGGTGGAAAACCAGTTACACAATCGGAGTTTGAATATATTTATACCAAAAATAATTTTAATAATCAAGCAAACTATAGTAAACAATCATTAGACGATTATTTAAATTTATATATCAATTTTAGATTGAAAGTTGAAGAAGCACTAGCACTTGGTTTAGACAAAGATGAAAAACTAAATGCAGAACTAAATACTTACGAAAAACAACTACTCAATGCCTATATTGATAAAGAAGTCTTAGATAAAGTACTACAAACCGAATACGATAGAAGCAAACAAGATGTTAATATTAGTCATATATTTATAGCTTCTAATCAAGGTGATGATGATGAAATTGCTGAACAAAAAATCAAGAACATTTATCAAACGCTACAAAAAGGCAATATTAATTTTGAAGACTTAGTTTATATGTCTGACGATAAAGCTTCTGCTGCTAAAAACGGAAATTTAGGTTGGTACAATAGTTATCAAATTATCTATCCAGAAATTGAAAATGCAGTGTATAGTTTAAAAAAAGGAGAAATCAGTCAACCAATAAAAACAAAATTAGGTTATCATATATTAAAATTAAATGATACTAGAACTGCATTACCAAAAATTAAAGTTGCAGTTATTAAAAAATTTAAACCATTAGATGGTGATTCGACTAGAAGCAAACAAGTAGCAGATGATGTTCAAAATATCTACAATCAATTAAAAAAAGGAGCCGATTTTACTGAGATGGTAAACTTGTATAGCGAAGACGAACTATCTAAGAAAAATGGAGGTATTTTACCTTGGTTTGGCATTAATGAGTTTTTTTCTGGATTTGAAGATGCTGCGTACAGTTTAAAAAACATAGGTGATATTTCAAAACCAATCGAAACAAAATCTGCATGGTATATCATTCAAAAATTAGATGAACAAAAACCTGTAGGTTATAATGAAGCAGCAATTACATTAAAAACAAAATTATTAAATAGTAATCAATATGATTATGCATTAGACCAATTTCTAAACAAACAGAAAGCAGAGAACAACTTAGTAATAGACAATCACAATAGAGTGTTATTTTTACAACGACTACAAGATTTAGCTAAAACATATCCATTTAAATATCAAGAAAAAGATAATCCATTAACAGTAGCTACTATTGGTAATGTTGATATTAATGAAAACGATTTAGGTAAAAATATAGAAAAAATATATTATTCATTTAATGTAGATAAAAACATCGACAGAAATTATGCTTTAATTGATGAAGCAATTAATATGATGGTGCTAGAAAATTTCAAGCAAAATGTAAAAGACAACAATACAGAATTTAATCAGCTGATGAATGAGTACAAAAATGGAATTATGATTTTTGATTTGTCTGAAAAAAATGTGTGGAATGTAGCTGCATCAGATTCTGCTGGAATTGAAAACTACTACAATACACATCTCAACGAATTTACTACACCAAGTACTATGGACACTAGAACATTTGAGTTGAGCAATAAAAAAGTAGCTAAAAAAATATATAAAACAATTAAATTAACACCAGATATTGCTACAAATGCAGTGATAGATCAAGCTAAAGTATTAGGCGATAAATCTGTTACTGTAGATAAACAAGTAGATGAAGTAGACAAAAATTCACCATCAGTATTATATAGTTCAGATGGTACTAAATACTTTATTGTACAAGAATGTAATTTTAACGAATCTAAAGTAAAACCACTCGATGAATGCAGAGGTTTTGTGATTGCAGCGTATCAAAATCAAATAGAAAAAGATTGGATAAATACACTTCAAACTAAGTTTCCTGTAAACATTAACGAAAAAGTGCTTCAAAAAATGATAAAAAACTAA
- the tsaB gene encoding tRNA (adenosine(37)-N6)-threonylcarbamoyltransferase complex dimerization subunit type 1 TsaB, which yields MILALDAAVKQCSVALFTTSVIVDEIVEANAFNASEKINVLIQNILQRNNITMQDIEAVAITNGPGSYTGLRIVSAAAKAICYALNIPLITCSTLLVSCYAHIEVQNKYDYFIPTIDARRDEVFMAIYDKNFKEVLADQPYIVVNESPNFINSEKKYLIFGNGAEKFKKLSTLNTTICNDTNYSAKHLWLPTISELKAKNFADVAYTKPNYTKSFYTNQKK from the coding sequence ATGATATTAGCACTAGATGCAGCTGTAAAACAATGTTCTGTAGCACTCTTTACAACTTCTGTTATTGTAGATGAAATAGTAGAAGCCAACGCATTCAATGCTTCAGAAAAAATAAATGTACTCATACAAAACATCTTGCAACGCAACAATATTACTATGCAAGATATAGAAGCAGTAGCTATTACCAATGGTCCAGGTTCTTATACAGGACTACGAATTGTAAGTGCCGCTGCAAAAGCAATTTGTTATGCACTCAATATTCCATTAATTACTTGTTCTACATTATTAGTGTCTTGCTACGCACATATAGAAGTACAAAACAAATATGATTACTTTATACCAACTATAGATGCAAGACGCGATGAAGTTTTTATGGCTATTTATGATAAAAACTTTAAAGAAGTACTAGCAGACCAACCATATATTGTTGTAAATGAGTCGCCAAACTTTATTAATAGCGAAAAAAAATATCTCATTTTTGGAAATGGTGCAGAAAAATTCAAAAAGTTATCCACATTAAATACTACAATATGTAATGATACAAATTATTCTGCTAAACATTTATGGTTACCAACTATCAGTGAATTAAAAGCAAAAAACTTTGCAGATGTAGCATATACCAAACCCAATTATACCAAGTCATTTTACACCAATCAAAAAAAATAA
- a CDS encoding S41 family peptidase: MKKYILILLLFLVLTTRANDDNNRYFEIAKNLEIFTTLYKELNYNYVDEIDPNKIMTDGINKMLEGLDPFTNYITGADIDEYRLQTTGKYGGIGARIGRQDGLVMITEPYEGYPAQKAGLQAGDKIIEIDGKSCKDYSPDEVSELLKGEPNTPLSLKVIKAVTNKEASYTFNRAEIKIKNVPYFGMLNNNIGYMKLESFTENAGKEVQDALKDLKAQGAKGIVLDLRGNGGGLLNEAITICNTFVNKGINIVSTKGKVTDYNVDYPTLADPVDVNIPLVILTDGGSASASEIVSGSMQDLDRGVIIGQNTYGKGLVQITKPIAYKSQLKVTISKYYIPSGRCIQRIDYSHRDDDGNANAVPDSLRKSFKTKNGRIVKDGAGIEPDIKMESHQWGIITATLFRDYFIFDYANKYFVEHPTLRDGNKFKLTDAEYDDFVNALKGKDYDYTTYSEDALAELKKDVQKDSVSASVMSLINDLEQKIKHDKEQDIYKYKNEIKQLLQQEIVSRYNYEAGRIENALQSDEEVKKAVDILSNTGEYHKILGINN; encoded by the coding sequence ATGAAAAAATACATCTTAATCTTATTATTGTTTTTAGTATTAACCACTCGAGCAAACGACGACAATAATAGATATTTTGAAATAGCCAAAAACTTAGAAATATTTACTACATTATATAAAGAGTTAAACTATAACTATGTAGATGAAATAGATCCAAATAAAATTATGACCGATGGTATTAATAAAATGCTAGAAGGTTTAGATCCATTTACCAATTATATTACTGGTGCAGATATAGACGAATATCGCCTACAAACTACTGGTAAATATGGTGGCATTGGTGCAAGAATTGGCAGACAAGATGGCTTGGTAATGATTACCGAACCGTACGAAGGTTATCCAGCACAAAAAGCAGGTTTACAAGCTGGCGATAAAATTATAGAGATTGATGGAAAATCTTGTAAGGATTATTCTCCAGATGAAGTGAGTGAATTGCTAAAAGGCGAACCAAACACACCATTATCGTTGAAAGTAATAAAAGCAGTTACCAATAAAGAAGCATCATATACTTTTAATAGAGCAGAAATTAAAATTAAAAATGTACCATACTTCGGAATGCTAAACAACAATATTGGCTATATGAAACTAGAATCTTTCACAGAAAATGCAGGTAAAGAAGTACAAGATGCATTGAAAGATTTAAAAGCTCAAGGTGCAAAAGGCATTGTTTTAGACTTAAGAGGAAATGGCGGAGGTTTGCTTAACGAAGCCATTACCATTTGCAATACATTTGTAAACAAAGGCATTAATATAGTAAGTACTAAAGGTAAGGTTACAGATTACAATGTAGATTATCCAACGCTTGCAGATCCTGTAGATGTAAACATTCCTTTGGTTATTTTAACCGATGGTGGTTCTGCTTCTGCATCAGAAATTGTTTCTGGTTCTATGCAAGATTTAGACAGAGGTGTTATCATCGGACAAAATACTTACGGAAAAGGATTAGTGCAAATTACCAAACCAATTGCTTATAAATCTCAGTTAAAAGTTACCATTTCTAAATATTATATTCCTAGCGGAAGATGTATTCAACGAATCGATTACTCACATAGAGATGATGATGGCAATGCAAATGCAGTTCCAGACTCTCTTAGAAAATCTTTCAAAACTAAAAACGGTAGAATTGTAAAAGACGGTGCAGGTATTGAACCAGATATTAAAATGGAATCACATCAATGGGGAATTATTACAGCTACTTTATTTAGAGATTATTTTATATTTGATTATGCCAATAAATATTTTGTAGAACATCCAACACTAAGAGATGGCAATAAATTTAAATTAACGGATGCAGAGTACGATGATTTTGTAAATGCATTAAAAGGCAAAGATTACGATTATACTACTTATAGTGAAGATGCTTTAGCAGAATTAAAAAAAGATGTTCAGAAAGATAGTGTGTCAGCAAGTGTAATGAGTTTAATCAACGACTTAGAACAAAAAATAAAACACGACAAAGAACAAGACATTTATAAATACAAGAACGAAATAAAACAATTACTACAACAAGAAATTGTAAGCAGATACAATTACGAAGCAGGAAGAATAGAAAATGCACTGCAATCTGATGAAGAAGTAAAAAAAGCAGTAGATATATTAAGCAACACAGGCGAGTATCATAAAATATTAGGAATAAATAATTAA
- a CDS encoding TlpA family protein disulfide reductase, whose protein sequence is MRLFLISFLTITLVSCKTKTTKVVPIQQIVDFNGYQSYVENTKDTLLLVNFWATWCKPCVEELPYFIKASQTYSSKKFKTVFVSLDRAADFETKVIPFTTEKNMQTDLLLLNDVKNMNTWIRAINEHWTGAIPATILYKNGKQIYFHEGQLKEDELNQLINKYL, encoded by the coding sequence ATGAGATTATTTTTAATATCCTTTTTAACAATTACACTTGTTTCGTGTAAAACAAAAACAACCAAAGTAGTACCTATTCAACAAATAGTTGACTTTAATGGCTATCAATCGTATGTAGAAAATACAAAAGATACTTTATTATTGGTCAATTTTTGGGCAACTTGGTGTAAACCATGTGTAGAAGAATTGCCTTATTTTATTAAAGCAAGTCAGACTTATTCTAGCAAAAAATTTAAAACTGTTTTTGTTTCTTTAGATAGAGCTGCCGATTTTGAAACTAAAGTAATTCCGTTTACCACTGAAAAAAATATGCAAACAGACTTATTATTACTTAATGATGTTAAAAATATGAACACTTGGATTAGAGCCATCAATGAGCATTGGACTGGTGCAATTCCTGCTACTATTTTGTATAAAAATGGCAAGCAAATTTATTTTCACGAAGGTCAATTAAAAGAAGATGAATTAAATCAATTAATCAACAAATATTTATAA
- a CDS encoding AAA family ATPase produces the protein MSKFENDVQGIDSLAKDYQALLQEIHKVIVGQEEVIEHVLLSIFCDSHSLLVGVPGLAKTLLVKTVADVLDLNFKRIQFTPDLMPSDIIGAEILNEDRQFKFNKGPIFANIVLADEINRTPPKTQSALLEAMQERQVTAAGLQHTLEPPFFVLATQNPIEQEGTYPLPEAQLDRFMFNIVLDYPKYNEEINIVKTTTTDSDVSVSKMIDKQKIIAYQHLIRRMPIADNVVEYAVKLVSSTRPNTDKAAAIVNEFVAWGAGPRASQALVIAAKGYAAIHGKYSPDIEDVQAVALPILRHRVIRNFKAEAESVSLEKILKELL, from the coding sequence ATGAGTAAATTCGAAAATGATGTGCAAGGAATAGATAGCTTAGCTAAAGATTATCAAGCTTTACTGCAAGAAATTCATAAAGTAATTGTTGGTCAAGAAGAAGTTATAGAACATGTACTGTTATCAATTTTTTGCGATAGTCATAGCTTGCTAGTAGGTGTTCCTGGATTAGCAAAAACATTACTCGTAAAAACAGTTGCCGATGTACTTGATTTGAATTTTAAAAGAATACAGTTTACACCAGATTTAATGCCATCTGATATTATTGGTGCCGAAATTTTAAACGAAGACCGACAGTTTAAATTTAATAAAGGACCAATATTTGCTAATATTGTTTTAGCCGATGAAATTAATCGTACACCACCCAAAACACAATCTGCTTTACTAGAAGCCATGCAAGAAAGACAAGTAACAGCAGCTGGATTACAACATACACTAGAACCACCATTTTTTGTACTAGCAACACAAAACCCAATAGAACAAGAAGGAACTTATCCATTACCAGAAGCACAATTAGACCGTTTTATGTTTAATATAGTGTTAGACTATCCTAAATATAACGAAGAAATAAATATAGTAAAAACTACTACAACAGACAGTGATGTTAGCGTAAGCAAAATGATAGATAAACAAAAAATTATTGCTTACCAACATCTAATAAGAAGAATGCCAATTGCAGATAATGTAGTAGAATATGCAGTAAAACTAGTAAGTTCTACTAGACCAAACACCGACAAAGCAGCAGCTATTGTAAATGAATTTGTAGCTTGGGGAGCAGGACCAAGAGCATCGCAAGCATTAGTTATAGCAGCCAAAGGATATGCTGCTATACATGGTAAATACTCACCAGACATAGAAGATGTACAAGCAGTAGCATTGCCAATATTACGACACAGAGTAATTAGAAACTTTAAAGCAGAAGCCGAATCAGTTTCTCTAGAAAAAATACTAAAAGAGTTGTTGTAG
- a CDS encoding thioredoxin family protein: MKKINLIVMALFLVVVFTACKQNAKETTEETETVVVEETTPTGYKIGDEATDFSLKNVDGKMVSLADYPDAKGFIIAFTCNHCPYSIAYEDRIIALDAKYKPLGYPVIAINPNDPAVNEDDSFDKMVVRAKEKGFTFPYLFDDGQKIFPQYGATKTPHMFVLNKEDGKNIVRYIGAIDNNYENADDVSEKYVEAAVDALLAGEPVKTETTAAVGCGIKVQE; this comes from the coding sequence ATGAAAAAAATCAACCTAATTGTAATGGCTTTGTTTTTAGTTGTAGTATTTACAGCTTGTAAGCAAAACGCAAAAGAAACAACAGAAGAAACCGAAACCGTTGTTGTAGAAGAAACAACACCTACTGGCTACAAAATTGGCGATGAAGCTACCGATTTCTCGCTTAAAAATGTAGATGGCAAAATGGTTTCATTAGCAGACTATCCAGATGCAAAAGGATTTATTATTGCTTTTACTTGTAACCACTGTCCGTATTCTATTGCTTACGAAGACAGAATTATTGCACTAGATGCAAAATATAAACCACTTGGTTATCCAGTAATTGCTATCAATCCAAACGATCCAGCAGTAAACGAAGATGATAGTTTTGATAAAATGGTAGTAAGAGCAAAAGAAAAAGGATTTACTTTTCCTTATTTGTTTGATGATGGACAAAAAATATTTCCGCAATATGGAGCTACAAAAACACCACATATGTTTGTATTGAATAAAGAAGATGGCAAAAATATTGTTAGGTATATTGGAGCAATAGACAATAATTATGAAAATGCAGATGATGTTTCTGAAAAATATGTAGAAGCAGCAGTAGATGCATTATTAGCAGGCGAACCAGTAAAAACTGAAACTACAGCTGCTGTTGGTTGTGGAATTAAAGTACAAGAATAA
- a CDS encoding peptidylprolyl isomerase — translation MYKYCTILICLFALQAKSQNILLDKIDAIIDDKIVLHSDIENQIILLGLEEEDSVDSRCELMYQLIFNKVLTNEAEKDSLPISADDVEDELNRKINYFVSMAGSVEAFEDYYKKNIEQIKDDYRQDVKEQMFADEMQRTIVQDIKITPSEVKQFYDKIPKDQLPYFNAEVEVKQIVIKPKISAEQDSLAYAKISKIRDDLKSGKSFELLATLYSEDIGSAQDGGNLGWASRGNFVKEFEAAAFKLQPNEISDIVKTDFGYHVIQLNERRGDQINLRHILVRPKSTADDAELAFNTLDSIRNLIIDKKLSFFDAVQKYSDDENSKTVGGSLLNYETGSTVLDITTLKEDPELYQAIDQLKVGELSKPKMYQTQQGETAYRVLLLESRSEPHVANLQQDYDRIQTAAKSSKEEEVMQKWFEKKLQKTYLQLDDSYSNCENLKKITNQSYE, via the coding sequence ATGTATAAATATTGCACCATATTAATTTGTTTATTTGCACTTCAAGCCAAATCGCAAAATATATTACTAGATAAAATAGATGCTATTATCGACGATAAAATTGTACTACACTCTGATATAGAAAACCAAATTATTTTACTTGGATTAGAAGAAGAAGATTCAGTAGATTCTAGATGCGAGTTAATGTATCAGTTAATTTTTAATAAAGTACTTACTAACGAAGCAGAAAAAGATTCGTTACCAATTTCTGCCGACGATGTAGAAGACGAACTCAATAGAAAAATAAACTACTTTGTATCTATGGCTGGTTCGGTAGAAGCATTTGAAGATTACTATAAAAAGAACATAGAACAAATTAAAGACGATTACAGACAAGATGTAAAAGAACAAATGTTTGCCGATGAAATGCAAAGAACAATTGTTCAAGACATTAAAATTACACCATCAGAAGTAAAACAGTTTTACGATAAAATACCAAAAGACCAACTGCCATATTTTAATGCAGAAGTAGAAGTAAAACAAATTGTCATTAAACCAAAAATTAGTGCAGAACAAGATAGCTTGGCTTACGCAAAAATTAGTAAAATTAGAGATGATTTAAAAAGTGGCAAATCATTCGAATTACTAGCAACACTTTATTCAGAAGATATTGGTTCAGCACAAGATGGAGGAAATTTAGGTTGGGCTTCTAGAGGCAACTTTGTAAAAGAATTTGAAGCAGCAGCTTTTAAATTACAACCTAATGAAATTTCAGACATCGTTAAAACAGATTTTGGTTATCATGTTATTCAATTAAATGAAAGGAGAGGCGACCAAATAAATTTAAGACATATATTAGTTCGTCCAAAATCTACAGCAGATGATGCAGAATTAGCTTTTAATACTTTAGATTCTATACGAAACTTAATTATAGATAAAAAACTCTCTTTTTTTGATGCAGTTCAAAAATACTCTGATGATGAAAACTCAAAAACAGTTGGTGGTTCATTACTCAACTACGAAACAGGAAGCACCGTTTTAGATATTACTACACTAAAAGAAGATCCAGAATTATACCAAGCAATAGATCAATTAAAAGTAGGCGAATTATCTAAACCCAAAATGTATCAAACGCAACAAGGCGAAACAGCGTATAGAGTTTTATTACTAGAAAGCAGAAGCGAACCACATGTTGCAAACTTACAACAAGACTACGACAGAATTCAAACAGCAGCTAAATCATCTAAAGAAGAAGAAGTAATGCAAAAGTGGTTTGAAAAAAAATTACAAAAAACTTATCTTCAGTTAGATGATAGCTATAGCAATTGCGAAAATTTAAAAAAAATCACAAACCAATCTTATGAGTAA
- a CDS encoding alpha-glucosidase, with protein MKNIIPIILLLVFVIIFTSTKSATVGSFQQFILVNDSNTPITQSFSLSNFTINWNASNLQLSIRNNGKILWQNLSNTGFIGAAIGDETITEQAGSFSIKDNIQNITTHQTVHQILATLDTIYIIGDIFLANDTIEYTLTFSLNQYGDLHFLLTTNNLNYNRLFLSYACNSSEQFFGLGEQQSHFNHKGNRVPIIVQEQGVGRGDVYSNNPIENFIVNLVLGNAVGDDYTSYKVAPHYISSNINSLYLENYEYSEFDFTKNNQVQIELFSTTMQGNIIYANTVYDVFKSYTNFCGRMNVLPDWISNGAIIGMQGGTQKFYNVWQTLNDADVPITAFWLQDWVGQRTSAVGKQLWWNWELDNQHYPNWNNIYDTLQQNNIQLMGYINPFLVRVNGEKPNFRRNQYAEARDNNYLALNHNGNIYQVQNTSFSSAILDLSNDDAIEWTKDIIKDELLARGLKGWMADFAEALPFEVELHSGESPSTFHNKYPEVWEKLNKDAINEVGLTDSIIFFSRAGYAQSPKYTTLFWQGDQIVGWGENDGLKSAVTGLLCAGLSGFTLNHSDIGGYTSIGVELLNVTFLKRSQELLRRWTEMAAFTPVFRTHEGLGPDKNYQVYQDDSTAQHFAKQAKIFQAWFFYRKQLMQEAQDYGYPICRHMFVEFPNDVNTYTISYQQYMVGKELLVAPILNPNTTKTSVYLPQGTWENLWTGEIINSTGQTITVTGLTDRAAVFFPQGSTIGNTFKQNLVSAGVY; from the coding sequence ATGAAAAATATTATACCAATTATATTACTATTAGTGTTTGTAATTATATTTACTTCAACTAAATCTGCAACTGTTGGCTCGTTTCAGCAGTTTATTCTGGTAAATGATAGCAATACACCAATAACTCAATCTTTCTCTCTGAGTAATTTTACTATTAATTGGAATGCTAGTAATTTACAATTAAGTATTCGTAATAATGGAAAAATATTATGGCAAAATCTATCAAATACAGGATTTATTGGTGCAGCTATTGGCGATGAAACTATTACAGAACAAGCAGGTTCTTTTTCTATAAAAGATAATATTCAAAACATAACTACACATCAAACGGTACATCAAATCTTAGCAACACTAGATACTATTTATATTATTGGTGATATTTTTTTAGCTAATGATACTATTGAGTACACATTAACTTTCTCTCTAAACCAATATGGCGACTTACATTTTTTGCTTACTACTAATAACTTAAACTACAATCGATTGTTTTTGAGTTATGCTTGTAATAGCAGTGAGCAGTTCTTTGGTTTAGGCGAACAACAATCTCATTTTAATCATAAAGGCAATAGAGTGCCAATTATAGTGCAAGAACAAGGTGTTGGAAGAGGTGATGTTTATAGCAATAATCCAATTGAAAATTTTATAGTAAACTTAGTTTTAGGTAATGCAGTTGGCGATGATTACACTTCTTATAAAGTAGCACCACATTATATTAGTTCAAATATTAATTCATTGTATTTAGAGAATTATGAATACTCTGAATTTGATTTTACTAAAAACAATCAAGTGCAAATTGAACTTTTTTCTACTACAATGCAAGGCAATATTATTTATGCCAATACAGTTTATGATGTATTTAAATCATATACTAATTTTTGTGGTAGAATGAATGTCTTGCCAGATTGGATTAGCAATGGTGCAATAATTGGCATGCAAGGTGGTACTCAAAAATTTTATAATGTTTGGCAAACACTCAATGATGCAGATGTACCAATTACTGCTTTTTGGTTACAAGATTGGGTTGGACAAAGAACTTCTGCTGTTGGTAAACAGTTGTGGTGGAATTGGGAATTAGATAATCAACATTATCCAAATTGGAACAATATTTATGATACACTACAACAAAACAATATTCAACTAATGGGTTATATCAATCCGTTTTTAGTAAGAGTAAATGGCGAAAAACCTAACTTTAGAAGAAATCAATATGCAGAAGCTAGAGACAATAATTATTTAGCTTTAAATCATAATGGCAATATTTATCAAGTTCAAAATACATCTTTTTCTTCTGCTATTTTAGACTTAAGTAATGATGATGCTATTGAATGGACAAAAGATATTATTAAAGATGAGCTACTAGCAAGAGGTTTAAAAGGTTGGATGGCAGATTTTGCAGAAGCTTTACCTTTTGAAGTAGAATTACATAGTGGAGAATCTCCTAGTACTTTTCATAATAAGTATCCAGAAGTTTGGGAAAAATTAAATAAAGATGCTATTAACGAAGTTGGATTAACTGATAGTATTATTTTCTTTTCTAGAGCAGGTTATGCTCAAAGTCCAAAATATACAACACTGTTTTGGCAAGGCGATCAAATTGTAGGTTGGGGCGAAAACGATGGATTAAAATCTGCGGTAACTGGTTTACTTTGTGCTGGCTTGTCTGGTTTTACCTTAAACCATAGCGATATTGGTGGATACACTTCTATAGGTGTAGAATTACTAAATGTAACTTTCTTAAAACGAAGTCAAGAGTTGTTGAGAAGATGGACAGAAATGGCAGCTTTTACACCAGTATTTAGAACACACGAAGGTTTAGGTCCAGATAAAAACTATCAAGTATATCAAGATGATAGTACAGCACAGCATTTTGCTAAGCAAGCAAAAATATTTCAAGCTTGGTTTTTTTATAGAAAACAACTTATGCAAGAAGCTCAAGACTATGGTTATCCAATATGCAGACATATGTTTGTAGAGTTTCCGAATGATGTAAATACATATACCATATCTTATCAACAATATATGGTTGGTAAAGAGTTATTAGTGGCACCAATTTTAAATCCCAATACTACAAAAACTAGTGTTTATTTACCACAAGGAACTTGGGAAAACTTATGGACAGGAGAAATTATTAATAGCACAGGTCAAACTATTACAGTTACTGGTTTAACTGATAGAGCAGCAGTTTTCTTTCCACAAGGTTCTACAATAGGAAATACATTTAAACAAAATCTAGTTAGTGCAGGTGTTTATTAA
- a CDS encoding helix-turn-helix transcriptional regulator, with the protein MAKIELNQGQLERAAELLKAVAHPLRFKIIKLINEKGEVNVNVIYNTLKIEQSITSQHLKVLRGVNAVSTRRDGKKIFYSLNEDKFKKLHKGIEVFDEQLAAPKKAKKK; encoded by the coding sequence ATGGCAAAAATTGAATTAAATCAAGGACAATTGGAAAGAGCAGCTGAACTATTAAAAGCAGTGGCTCATCCACTTCGTTTCAAAATCATTAAGTTGATTAACGAAAAAGGAGAAGTGAATGTAAATGTAATTTACAACACACTAAAAATTGAGCAATCAATTACTTCTCAACACCTTAAAGTATTAAGAGGTGTAAATGCTGTTTCTACAAGAAGAGACGGCAAGAAAATCTTTTATTCTTTGAATGAAGACAAATTCAAAAAACTTCACAAAGGTATTGAAGTATTTGATGAGCAATTAGCAGCTCCAAAAAAAGCTAAGAAAAAGTAA